A single window of Rubripirellula lacrimiformis DNA harbors:
- a CDS encoding DUF2617 family protein, with product MLSVRPKVAELAFHVFSRSLHPELYAIHKSRRVERDHYHAQIDITNCGHVVTWNADGITLCEVATSAQQPLPKRRCLLSKPLKGSRTERANCRQGFSYRTHFQLEPVEPDMFWMVQQQLGNGPTEGLLHNFDASGRMALGALSYVSVETRRSSMLIQAIHTFPDDFAIVKVETLFSIGSDKESV from the coding sequence GTGCTTTCGGTTCGTCCTAAAGTTGCCGAATTGGCATTTCACGTCTTCAGCCGTTCGCTTCACCCCGAACTGTACGCGATTCACAAGAGTCGTCGCGTTGAACGTGATCACTACCATGCCCAGATCGATATCACCAATTGCGGTCACGTCGTGACCTGGAATGCGGACGGCATCACGCTGTGCGAAGTCGCAACCAGTGCCCAGCAACCACTGCCCAAGCGGCGATGTTTGTTGTCCAAGCCGCTGAAAGGCAGCCGAACCGAACGCGCCAATTGTCGCCAAGGGTTCAGTTATCGCACCCATTTTCAACTTGAACCTGTCGAACCAGACATGTTCTGGATGGTCCAACAACAGTTGGGCAACGGTCCGACCGAAGGTTTGTTGCACAACTTCGACGCCAGCGGCCGGATGGCCCTCGGGGCACTCAGCTACGTCAGCGTTGAAACACGTCGCAGTTCGATGTTAATCCAGGCGATCCATACTTTCCCCGACGATTTTGCAATTGTGAAGGTGGAAACATTGTTCTCCATCGGTTCGGACAAAGAATCGGTTTGA
- a CDS encoding HisA/HisF-related TIM barrel protein has translation MINQLAAARKLSSCNPPIDRTRSIKPDQDLCQSSMAVADSIIGVIDLKNGQSVHAVAGLRDQYRPANGGDGSPTHLASHYRSIGVDRLYIADLDSIQFGRVSVDVIAELLDIYAGCEVLVDLGWRNPSRIEIVSAMNVLVARSEHVSFIAATESAESLVSVPQMADIVPADRCFLGLDFRNGQLNVPSGSQADWIDAAADARFAGVVVLDVAEVGMRRGPVTATRCREIADDFPQFRVYTGGGIRSLDDAKRLVDAGCRGCLVGTALLPQH, from the coding sequence TTGATCAACCAGCTTGCAGCAGCACGAAAGCTTTCTAGCTGCAATCCCCCCATCGACCGAACCCGGTCGATCAAGCCCGATCAAGATCTCTGCCAATCCAGCATGGCGGTCGCCGATTCGATCATCGGCGTGATTGATCTGAAGAACGGGCAATCGGTTCACGCGGTCGCTGGTCTCCGAGATCAGTATCGACCCGCAAACGGCGGTGATGGTTCGCCCACCCATCTGGCATCGCATTACCGAAGCATCGGTGTCGATCGACTCTACATTGCGGATCTGGATTCGATCCAGTTTGGCCGCGTTTCAGTGGACGTGATCGCCGAACTGCTGGACATCTACGCCGGCTGTGAAGTGCTGGTGGATCTGGGGTGGCGGAACCCATCCAGAATCGAAATCGTTTCCGCCATGAATGTTTTGGTTGCCCGATCCGAACATGTGTCGTTCATTGCCGCCACAGAGTCCGCGGAATCGTTGGTTTCGGTCCCGCAGATGGCTGACATCGTTCCAGCAGACCGCTGTTTTCTAGGTTTGGATTTTCGAAACGGCCAACTCAATGTTCCATCCGGCAGCCAGGCCGATTGGATCGATGCGGCGGCGGACGCCCGTTTTGCCGGCGTCGTGGTGTTGGATGTGGCCGAAGTTGGAATGCGGCGTGGCCCGGTCACTGCGACGCGGTGCCGAGAAATCGCCGATGATTTTCCCCAGTTCCGCGTCTATACCGGCGGGGGGATCCGATCGTTGGATGACGCAAAACGGCTTGTCGATGCGGGATGCCGTGGATGTTTGGTGGGGACCGCCCTGCTGCCCCAACACTAA
- a CDS encoding TIGR00282 family metallophosphoesterase — protein sequence MRILFLGDVVGKPGYVAVTKHAEALRSELNLDALVINAENASDGSGLMPRQFKRFLEVGVDAVTLGDHIYRCKEIVATLKKSDRIVKPANYPADSAGRNWIVIDTSKGPLGVISVMGRVYMRPVDCPFDALDRAIEEIGDAAKHILVDVHAEATSDKQVIGRYLDGKVTAVLGTHTHVPTADACIFPGGTAFQCDVGMCGPYDSIIGRDIRRVTQTTRTFEPCHFHVATRDVRLCGAIIEAKDNGKAKSIERFERKVDV from the coding sequence ATGCGGATTCTTTTTCTAGGCGATGTCGTCGGCAAACCTGGCTACGTCGCGGTCACCAAACATGCCGAAGCCCTGCGGTCCGAACTGAATCTGGATGCGTTGGTGATCAATGCCGAAAACGCATCGGACGGATCTGGACTGATGCCAAGGCAATTCAAGCGATTTTTAGAAGTCGGCGTGGACGCTGTCACCTTGGGCGACCACATCTATCGATGCAAAGAAATCGTAGCGACGCTGAAAAAAAGCGATCGGATCGTCAAACCAGCCAACTATCCAGCCGATTCGGCGGGTCGCAATTGGATCGTGATCGATACGTCCAAGGGGCCCCTCGGGGTGATTTCGGTGATGGGGCGTGTTTACATGCGGCCGGTGGATTGCCCATTCGATGCGTTGGACCGCGCGATCGAAGAGATCGGAGACGCGGCGAAACACATTCTGGTCGATGTCCATGCCGAAGCGACCAGCGATAAACAAGTGATCGGGCGATACTTGGATGGCAAAGTCACGGCTGTTTTGGGCACTCACACGCACGTCCCAACGGCAGACGCATGCATTTTCCCCGGTGGAACCGCGTTCCAATGTGATGTCGGAATGTGCGGTCCGTACGACAGTATCATCGGCCGTGATATTCGACGCGTCACCCAGACGACACGAACTTTTGAACCATGCCACTTCCATGTCGCAACCCGCGACGTCCGACTGTGCGGCGCGATCATCGAAGCGAAGGACAATGGGAAAGCAAAGTCGATCGAACGATTCGAACGGAAAGTGGACGTTTGA
- a CDS encoding tetratricopeptide repeat protein: protein MQPISSPLKSKRLALVAGAAILLLAGGVFADYWSARPPETVATYVGRAACIDCHQEESLAFTGSDHDKAMDLATDETVLGDFDDATLDHDGMTSRMFRDGKRFMVRTDGPSGEMEDFEVKYVFGVEPLQQYMVEFDRTDDMSPNEVPRLQVLRISWDTINKRWFYLRPPDVDDKLLPDDPLHWTGIAQRWQTMCADCHSTNLKSNFDPVTTKYHTTFSEIDVSCEACHGPGSLHVELANAKSLFWDRNHGYGLARLKGPDAEPQLQSCAPCHSRRSLLDDQFKPGDMYTDHYNLELLRADTYHADGQIKDEVYVYGSFIQSRMHHKGIRCTDCHDPHTLKLKSTGNETCTSCHQHAAGKYDVPSHHHHAVGTPGAMCVNCHMPHTTYMDVDKRRDHSIRVPRPDLSVELGTPNACSQCHVADQLKSLDTKRQTEFATKEYADWILAAQAGDESVADAILRTDTWCDEACDRWYGDSRKQPDHFGQAITAFRRGEPDSVAGMLRLAMMPTETPQGQLTPDMARASALAEMASSGAAEAIPTAKKLLDDPDQPPMVRAAAAGVFLIASPEAARRALQPHLQDPSRLVRTEVVRVLVASGGYQTLTGAEQLRVDQGLEEVREGMMMAGDRAGAHMAWAMLCEATGRYDEAIKAYEAAIRVEPNTTGPRSNLATLIENLAQQSQSPNSVSMLQRVGELRAAELPFLKRDANLAPDNAAVQYRFGLSLYLAGQFDEALDQIELAIELAPDVAEFRQARDLLKAKLAE from the coding sequence TTGCAACCGATCTCTTCTCCGCTCAAGTCCAAACGGTTGGCATTGGTCGCTGGCGCCGCGATTCTGTTGCTCGCGGGTGGCGTGTTTGCCGACTACTGGTCCGCACGACCACCCGAGACGGTTGCCACGTATGTCGGACGCGCCGCGTGTATCGATTGCCATCAAGAGGAATCGTTGGCGTTCACTGGATCGGATCACGACAAGGCGATGGACTTAGCGACGGACGAGACCGTGCTGGGCGATTTCGACGACGCCACGCTTGACCATGACGGGATGACCAGCCGAATGTTTCGCGACGGCAAGCGATTCATGGTCCGGACCGACGGCCCATCCGGCGAAATGGAAGACTTCGAAGTCAAGTACGTCTTCGGCGTCGAACCGCTGCAGCAATACATGGTCGAATTCGATCGAACCGATGACATGTCACCCAACGAAGTGCCCAGGTTGCAGGTGCTTCGAATCAGTTGGGATACGATCAACAAACGTTGGTTCTATCTGCGTCCCCCGGACGTCGATGACAAACTGTTGCCCGATGATCCATTGCACTGGACTGGCATCGCCCAGCGCTGGCAGACGATGTGCGCCGATTGCCACTCGACCAATCTGAAAAGCAACTTTGATCCGGTCACGACCAAGTACCACACGACGTTCTCGGAAATTGATGTCAGTTGTGAAGCCTGTCATGGACCGGGCAGTCTGCACGTTGAATTGGCCAATGCGAAATCGTTGTTCTGGGATCGCAACCACGGCTACGGTTTGGCTCGGCTGAAAGGCCCCGACGCCGAACCGCAGTTGCAGTCGTGCGCACCCTGCCATAGCCGGCGCAGTCTGCTGGATGATCAATTCAAGCCGGGGGACATGTATACCGACCACTACAACCTGGAATTGCTGCGTGCGGACACGTATCACGCCGATGGCCAGATCAAGGACGAGGTTTACGTTTACGGTTCGTTCATCCAAAGCCGGATGCATCACAAGGGCATTCGTTGCACCGATTGTCATGACCCGCATACGTTGAAACTGAAATCCACTGGCAACGAAACCTGCACGTCCTGTCACCAGCATGCGGCTGGTAAATACGACGTTCCATCGCATCATCACCATGCCGTCGGCACGCCCGGTGCGATGTGTGTGAATTGTCACATGCCGCACACGACCTACATGGACGTGGACAAACGACGGGATCACAGCATTCGCGTGCCCCGTCCGGATCTGTCCGTCGAACTGGGGACGCCCAACGCATGCAGCCAATGCCACGTTGCGGACCAACTAAAATCGCTAGATACCAAACGGCAAACGGAGTTTGCGACCAAAGAGTATGCCGACTGGATTTTGGCTGCTCAGGCCGGTGACGAATCCGTGGCCGATGCGATTCTGCGTACCGATACCTGGTGCGACGAAGCCTGCGATCGTTGGTACGGCGACAGTCGCAAACAACCGGATCACTTTGGTCAGGCCATCACTGCATTTCGACGCGGCGAGCCCGATTCCGTTGCTGGCATGCTGCGGTTGGCGATGATGCCGACCGAAACCCCCCAGGGACAGTTGACTCCCGACATGGCTCGCGCCTCGGCGCTAGCGGAAATGGCATCCTCGGGTGCCGCCGAAGCAATTCCGACGGCCAAGAAACTGCTGGACGATCCTGATCAACCGCCGATGGTTCGGGCTGCCGCTGCGGGTGTATTCCTGATTGCGTCGCCGGAAGCCGCTCGCCGCGCGTTGCAGCCGCATCTGCAAGACCCGTCGCGTTTGGTTCGCACCGAGGTCGTCCGCGTGTTGGTGGCGTCCGGTGGATACCAGACGTTGACCGGCGCCGAACAGTTGCGTGTCGACCAGGGGCTAGAAGAGGTTCGAGAGGGAATGATGATGGCCGGCGATCGCGCCGGTGCTCATATGGCGTGGGCGATGCTTTGTGAAGCGACCGGACGGTACGACGAAGCGATCAAAGCCTACGAAGCCGCCATCCGTGTCGAACCCAATACGACCGGTCCGCGGTCGAATTTGGCCACCCTGATCGAGAACTTGGCACAGCAATCGCAATCGCCGAATTCGGTGTCCATGTTGCAGCGTGTCGGTGAACTGCGAGCCGCCGAACTGCCATTCCTGAAACGCGATGCTAACCTGGCGCCCGATAACGCGGCGGTTCAATATCGTTTCGGATTATCGTTGTATTTGGCGGGACAGTTCGACGAAGCGCTCGACCAGATTGAACTTGCGATCGAACTGGCACCGGATGTCGCCGAATTTCGTCAGGCTCGTGACTTACTAAAAGCCAAACTTGCCGAGTAA
- a CDS encoding endo-1,4-beta-xylanase codes for MRILSLIVFTLILVGHSDAESPLPAGGHRVVESDSSIIDKLDVRLADGTWGTSVISAVDHPQFEKSLRIDLTKQPQNTWDASFGIATTGPVAKDDILLVGFWLRGNALENDGGAVAEFVFERFGEPYTKSIQFLAESPADGSWEHYWVRFRSLEDYDAGVAGLNFQLGYQRETIEIAGLEAWNFGKDFNIDSLPNTQLTYQGRSPSADWRTESAQRIETLRKRDIKITLVDENGDPRSGVKVSVELDRHAFDFGSAVSVPMVTGQGPDHDRYRETFLDTFNCAVIENGLKWGVWEQTQDRRTATLDTLRWLKQEGVPSRGHVMVWPSFKNSPGWVAPIADHPQSLAHTIDTHIRDVGYATRGLVRDWDVLNEVFDNLDWTRILGDQAMVGWFKLADEVAPDADLYYNDYAGLVRGGFPTKHKDHFEETIRYLKDNGAPIDGIGIQSHFGSLLTPPQRLIAELDRWHALGLKVLITEFDVVVPDDQLQADFTRDFLTACFSHPAVVGVLTWGFWEGAHWKPDAALFSKDWSPTPMGSQWIRLTQQEWTTKTSVVTDQNGVAGFRGFAGTYNVTVGDEAYRVDASQDGEAQRID; via the coding sequence ATGCGCATCCTGTCTCTGATTGTTTTTACGCTGATTCTGGTTGGGCACTCGGACGCCGAGTCACCGCTGCCGGCGGGAGGACATAGGGTCGTTGAATCGGATTCGTCGATCATCGACAAATTGGATGTCCGGTTAGCCGATGGCACGTGGGGGACCAGCGTGATCAGTGCGGTGGACCATCCCCAATTTGAAAAGTCGCTGCGCATTGATCTGACGAAACAGCCGCAAAATACTTGGGACGCCAGCTTCGGAATCGCAACGACTGGTCCGGTGGCCAAAGATGACATCCTGTTGGTGGGGTTTTGGTTGCGCGGCAATGCGTTGGAAAACGATGGCGGCGCAGTTGCCGAATTCGTTTTTGAACGGTTCGGCGAACCGTACACGAAAAGTATCCAGTTTCTGGCCGAGTCGCCTGCCGACGGATCATGGGAACACTACTGGGTCCGGTTCCGAAGTCTCGAAGACTACGATGCCGGCGTCGCAGGACTGAATTTTCAATTGGGCTATCAGCGTGAGACCATCGAAATCGCTGGTTTGGAAGCATGGAATTTCGGAAAAGATTTCAACATCGATTCGCTTCCCAACACGCAACTGACTTATCAGGGGCGGTCGCCCAGCGCTGATTGGCGGACCGAATCGGCCCAGCGAATCGAAACGCTTCGCAAACGTGACATCAAAATCACGTTGGTGGACGAAAACGGGGATCCGCGGTCCGGCGTGAAGGTGTCCGTCGAACTCGATCGGCATGCGTTCGATTTTGGTTCCGCCGTATCGGTGCCCATGGTGACCGGTCAGGGCCCCGACCATGATCGATACCGAGAAACGTTCCTCGATACGTTCAACTGTGCGGTCATCGAAAACGGATTGAAGTGGGGCGTGTGGGAGCAGACGCAGGACCGGCGGACGGCAACCCTGGACACGCTTCGCTGGCTGAAACAGGAAGGCGTCCCCAGCCGCGGTCATGTGATGGTTTGGCCCAGTTTCAAGAATTCGCCGGGTTGGGTGGCACCGATCGCAGATCACCCGCAGTCGTTGGCGCACACGATCGATACCCATATCCGCGACGTTGGGTATGCGACACGCGGTTTGGTTCGTGACTGGGACGTGCTGAACGAAGTCTTCGACAACCTCGACTGGACTCGGATTTTGGGCGACCAAGCGATGGTGGGTTGGTTCAAACTTGCCGACGAAGTCGCGCCCGATGCCGATCTGTACTACAACGACTATGCCGGTTTGGTGCGCGGCGGGTTTCCTACCAAGCACAAGGATCACTTCGAAGAAACCATTCGGTATCTAAAAGACAATGGTGCACCGATCGATGGCATCGGGATCCAAAGTCACTTTGGTTCGTTGCTAACCCCGCCTCAGCGATTGATCGCCGAATTGGATCGTTGGCACGCCTTGGGACTGAAGGTGTTGATCACCGAATTCGACGTGGTGGTTCCGGACGATCAGTTGCAAGCGGACTTCACTCGCGACTTCCTAACGGCTTGTTTTTCTCACCCCGCCGTCGTCGGTGTTCTAACCTGGGGTTTCTGGGAAGGTGCTCACTGGAAACCCGATGCCGCTTTGTTTTCGAAAGACTGGTCGCCGACCCCGATGGGCAGTCAGTGGATCAGGCTGACGCAGCAGGAATGGACCACCAAGACGTCGGTCGTGACCGATCAGAATGGCGTGGCTGGTTTTCGTGGATTTGCGGGGACGTACAACGTCACCGTCGGCGATGAAGCGTATCGGGTGGATGCATCCCAAGACGGGGAAGCCCAACGCATCGACTGA
- a CDS encoding 6-pyruvoyl trahydropterin synthase family protein codes for MNQATYRVDVTKEQFVFSAAHFITFAGDICERLHGHNYGVRASVEGPLDANRYVVDFIALRDAVLKQTQLLDHHVVLPSDHAEIKITSDEKETTATFGDRRWVFPNEDCVILPVTNTTAEEMARVIAERVREQTREQFGDAIHWIEVGVDENHGQWGVCRLPWSDTPA; via the coding sequence ATGAACCAGGCAACCTATCGCGTCGATGTAACGAAAGAACAGTTCGTTTTCTCGGCAGCACACTTCATCACGTTTGCAGGTGACATTTGCGAACGACTGCATGGTCACAACTATGGCGTTCGCGCTTCGGTCGAAGGCCCCTTGGACGCCAACCGATATGTCGTGGACTTCATCGCTTTGCGTGATGCCGTGCTGAAGCAAACGCAGTTATTGGATCACCACGTGGTGCTGCCTAGCGATCACGCTGAAATCAAAATCACAAGCGACGAAAAAGAAACCACAGCCACCTTCGGTGACCGACGATGGGTGTTCCCAAACGAAGACTGTGTCATCCTGCCGGTCACCAACACCACGGCCGAAGAAATGGCTCGCGTGATCGCGGAACGAGTTCGCGAGCAGACCCGCGAACAGTTCGGCGACGCGATCCACTGGATCGAAGTCGGCGTCGATGAAAACCATGGTCAGTGGGGAGTTTGCCGACTACCGTGGTCCGACACACCGGCCTAA
- a CDS encoding triphosphoribosyl-dephospho-CoA synthase translates to MPDTLNLLRSHVGNPADAIRWACLLEATAPKAGNVYPGKSFHDLTYQDFQVAAETCAIELSPPSIPITQRMKDAAIETKRATHTNVNLGIILLLGPIVAADEANHRSLHCPADWCNEIAKVIRTFDAADGQNIYAAIGAASAGGLGEVDSMDVRHDHESIDIVSAMDSAKQRDRIARQYATGFRDLIENVVPVVADQIRKSGDVISGIARAHVRILSEAPDTLIARKCGPTVAQEVQRSAATVDVDNAEDMLALDTYLRSDDHRLNPGTTADLIAASMYLLLRTDAGTF, encoded by the coding sequence ATGCCTGACACGCTGAATCTGCTTCGAAGTCACGTGGGCAATCCTGCCGATGCCATCCGCTGGGCATGCCTGCTGGAAGCAACCGCGCCCAAAGCCGGCAATGTCTATCCGGGCAAGTCGTTTCACGATTTGACGTATCAAGATTTCCAAGTGGCAGCCGAAACCTGCGCCATAGAATTGTCGCCCCCGTCGATCCCCATCACACAGCGGATGAAAGACGCCGCGATCGAAACCAAGCGTGCGACCCATACGAACGTGAATCTGGGAATCATCCTGCTGTTGGGCCCCATCGTCGCTGCGGACGAAGCCAACCACCGGTCGCTGCATTGCCCAGCGGACTGGTGTAACGAGATCGCAAAAGTGATCCGCACTTTCGACGCGGCCGATGGCCAGAATATCTATGCCGCTATCGGCGCGGCGTCTGCCGGCGGACTAGGCGAAGTCGATTCGATGGACGTTCGACACGATCACGAGTCGATCGATATCGTCAGTGCAATGGATTCGGCAAAGCAGCGTGACCGTATCGCACGACAGTATGCGACCGGATTTCGCGATCTCATAGAAAACGTCGTGCCAGTCGTTGCCGATCAGATTCGGAAATCTGGTGACGTCATCAGCGGCATCGCACGGGCCCATGTACGGATTCTTTCCGAGGCCCCCGACACCCTGATCGCTCGCAAATGTGGACCAACCGTTGCCCAAGAAGTGCAGCGAAGCGCCGCCACCGTCGACGTCGACAATGCCGAAGACATGTTGGCATTGGACACCTACCTACGATCCGATGACCACCGATTGAATCCGGGAACGACCGCCGACTTGATTGCAGCCAGCATGTATCTGTTGTTGCGGACGGACGCGGGCACGTTTTAG
- a CDS encoding alpha/beta fold hydrolase, protein MKQIASERLPYSSAEFNVGGHTLRYLDEGTGDQVILCVHGNPTWSFYWRKIVEQFSNRFRVITVDHIGCGRSDKPAAGDFGYTLADHRDNLIALIDHLDLQNVTLLAHDWGGAIGLSSLVARRDRFNRIMLLNTAAFPPPYLPRRIAACRIPVVGPAAVQGLNAFAKAAITMAMDRNRMDPDVAAGLLAPYDSWKNRVAINAFVQDIPMNRSHPTYQTLADLEAALPSLADLPSLLVWGMKDWCFRPECLRRFQSVWPSATSVEIADAGHYVIEDAPDETLQAIESFLANSTDA, encoded by the coding sequence ATGAAACAGATTGCGTCGGAACGATTGCCCTATTCATCTGCCGAGTTCAACGTCGGCGGCCATACGCTGCGCTATTTGGACGAGGGAACTGGCGATCAAGTGATCCTTTGTGTCCACGGCAATCCGACGTGGAGCTTCTATTGGCGGAAGATTGTCGAGCAGTTTTCAAACCGATTCCGCGTGATCACGGTCGACCATATTGGCTGTGGTCGCAGCGATAAACCGGCGGCAGGCGATTTTGGATACACCTTGGCCGACCACCGGGACAACCTGATTGCCCTGATCGACCATTTGGATCTTCAAAACGTGACACTACTGGCTCACGACTGGGGCGGTGCGATCGGACTATCGTCGCTAGTGGCACGGCGAGATCGATTCAATCGCATCATGCTGCTCAATACGGCGGCGTTCCCGCCCCCCTACCTGCCAAGGCGGATCGCCGCTTGTCGGATCCCTGTGGTGGGTCCCGCTGCCGTCCAGGGCCTCAATGCGTTTGCCAAGGCAGCCATCACCATGGCGATGGACCGCAACCGCATGGATCCCGACGTCGCCGCTGGATTGCTGGCTCCCTACGACAGCTGGAAAAATCGGGTCGCGATCAACGCGTTCGTCCAGGACATCCCGATGAACCGGAGCCACCCCACCTATCAAACGTTGGCCGATCTAGAGGCCGCGCTGCCCAGTCTTGCGGATCTGCCTTCGCTGCTGGTCTGGGGGATGAAAGATTGGTGCTTCCGCCCAGAGTGTCTGAGGCGTTTTCAGTCGGTTTGGCCCTCTGCCACGTCGGTGGAAATCGCGGACGCCGGCCACTACGTGATCGAGGATGCGCCGGACGAGACCCTGCAAGCGATTGAATCATTCCTGGCTAACAGCACTGATGCCTGA
- the pgsB gene encoding poly-gamma-glutamate synthase PgsB, translated as MSFFTAFAALTAMAVTASLGFLLEAWLYRRRLHQIPIRIHVNGTRGKSSVARLIAAGLRSGGVRTCAKTTGTLARMIFPDGTEMPIFRPARANVIEQKRVVRAAVNSGAEALVIECMALQPLLQTVCELKLVQSTLGVITNARADHLDVMGPTRLDVARALAGTTPVGGTLFTAESRADSLSVMQMAASDRGSRMVRIDQRDSDQVTPEILAKFSYMEHAENVALALQVCQAAGVDRESALLGMWAASPDPGAMRVHCLALGQNSQWHFVNGFAANDPESTEGLWASAFDRFPGTSRRVLVMNCREDRPDRSTIMGQAVGAWLPADQIIVIGTGTEMFVRAAFANGVAAEKLSLLGDATSEEIANAIADHATLTEPSVMVMGIGNVAGPGFRLERFFEQNSVAVCGDDGNAWTPTRLPEVSRRLADPVVPAETAYPVEVIFQRIQPTNETTAASLPSVPNASAIRTTPSRTSLPVHELSGAV; from the coding sequence GTGAGCTTTTTCACTGCATTTGCTGCGCTGACCGCTATGGCCGTCACCGCATCGTTGGGGTTTCTGTTGGAAGCTTGGCTCTACCGTCGGCGGCTTCACCAGATTCCTATCCGCATTCATGTCAACGGGACGCGGGGGAAATCTTCCGTCGCTCGGTTGATCGCAGCGGGGCTTCGCAGCGGCGGAGTCCGGACTTGCGCCAAAACGACAGGCACATTGGCCCGGATGATTTTCCCGGACGGTACAGAGATGCCCATTTTTCGACCCGCCAGGGCCAATGTGATCGAACAGAAACGTGTGGTCCGTGCGGCCGTGAATTCTGGGGCGGAAGCCTTGGTGATTGAATGCATGGCACTGCAGCCGCTGTTGCAAACGGTGTGCGAATTGAAATTGGTGCAGTCCACTTTAGGAGTCATCACGAACGCTCGCGCCGACCACCTGGATGTGATGGGACCGACTCGCTTGGATGTGGCCAGAGCATTGGCGGGAACCACTCCCGTTGGCGGCACTCTTTTTACGGCGGAATCCCGTGCGGATTCGTTAAGCGTGATGCAGATGGCCGCGTCGGATCGCGGCAGCCGGATGGTGCGGATTGACCAGCGGGATTCGGATCAAGTGACGCCCGAAATTTTGGCAAAGTTTTCGTACATGGAACATGCCGAAAACGTCGCGTTGGCTTTGCAAGTATGCCAGGCCGCCGGGGTTGATCGCGAGTCCGCGTTGCTTGGCATGTGGGCTGCATCCCCAGACCCGGGCGCCATGCGAGTCCACTGTTTGGCGTTGGGGCAAAATTCCCAGTGGCACTTTGTGAATGGTTTTGCAGCCAACGATCCCGAATCGACCGAGGGACTGTGGGCGTCCGCGTTCGACCGATTTCCAGGCACCTCTCGCCGAGTCCTGGTGATGAATTGCCGAGAAGATCGTCCCGATCGATCGACGATCATGGGACAGGCGGTGGGGGCATGGTTACCAGCCGATCAGATCATCGTGATTGGGACAGGGACAGAAATGTTTGTCCGAGCGGCTTTCGCCAACGGTGTCGCCGCAGAAAAACTATCGTTGCTGGGCGACGCGACCAGCGAAGAAATTGCCAATGCGATTGCCGATCACGCCACATTGACCGAACCGTCCGTGATGGTGATGGGGATCGGAAATGTGGCGGGGCCAGGGTTCCGCTTGGAACGTTTCTTCGAACAGAACAGCGTGGCCGTGTGTGGCGACGACGGCAACGCCTGGACACCCACGCGGTTGCCCGAGGTGTCCCGTCGGTTGGCCGATCCCGTGGTGCCCGCGGAAACGGCGTACCCCGTCGAAGTGATCTTTCAACGGATCCAACCCACGAACGAAACGACTGCTGCGTCGCTTCCCTCTGTTCCAAACGCGTCGGCAATACGGACCACGCCGTCACGAACGTCATTGCCGGTCCACGAGCTATCAGGAGCTGTTTGA
- the pgsC gene encoding poly-gamma-glutamate biosynthesis protein PgsC produces the protein MEWVAVSIGLGLIVSLLFTEAFGLSVGGMIVPGYLALHFAQPMTVVLTIAAAVATWGIVRAVSRHAIVFGRRRVVLTMLIGFAVGEGMRMALAWSISGSGPEATTSGSMAGVTVVGFVIPGLVALWIDRTSILQTLSPLFAASGLVHLTLIVLGMQSF, from the coding sequence ATGGAATGGGTTGCTGTTTCTATCGGGTTGGGTCTGATTGTCAGTCTGCTGTTCACCGAGGCCTTTGGGTTAAGTGTTGGCGGAATGATCGTGCCGGGATACTTGGCGCTGCATTTTGCACAACCGATGACGGTCGTGTTGACGATTGCTGCGGCCGTGGCAACGTGGGGGATCGTCCGTGCGGTCAGTCGACACGCAATCGTGTTTGGTCGCCGCCGTGTGGTTCTGACCATGTTGATCGGATTCGCGGTCGGCGAAGGGATGCGGATGGCGTTGGCTTGGTCGATCTCTGGTAGCGGCCCCGAAGCGACGACATCCGGATCGATGGCGGGCGTGACGGTGGTGGGATTTGTGATCCCCGGTCTGGTCGCTTTGTGGATCGACCGAACCAGCATCCTGCAAACACTCTCGCCTCTGTTTGCGGCATCGGGGTTGGTCCACCTGACGCTGATTGTTCTGGGCATGCAGTCGTTCTAA